The DNA window CATGAGGTGGAACGTTATGCGCGAACATCATTATTTTTCATGAAATTGTAACAACCAAAACTGTTACATCAAATTTTCAATGCTAGAAAACTGACTTCGCGACACTATAAAAATAACGTTGCAACGTTCAATATCATTATCGTATGAAGTTGTATAGAGTAATAATACTATATGAAGAAAGGTTCAGACGGGGcgacattttttatattttccctaGTTCGGAGTATTTTTTACACGTTGAGTTGTGAGATATACATTCAACTGGAACTAATCACACAATAATTTCTTATCAaatttagtagtactactttattctgccaaaaataaaataaacgaaaatttaaataaaatcatgaatgatatGAACCGTTTGTTGTAACTGCACACACCAATAACAACAAATCGACGTAAAAAATGTTGGAATTGACCAGTGATTAAATAAGCACTATAGAAAAGGAAATTGTTGAGATTTAAGGCTAATTGTTGAGATTTCTCACCTATCAATTTTGATTGGAAGTTGTTTTTAGTCGTAATGAGTAGCTCCAAATATTCCTAAATTGACTTGGGCTAAGCCCATCTACATTATGTATAGGCCCCACGTGCCAATCAAGTTAGTTTAATTGTTAGTCTGTTAATCACTGAATCAATTGTACTAATTAAATtcacataaaattaatatttattcgGGTCCGATTCATACAGAGACGATTTTTTTTCCACTGTAACAAATTATATGGCGAATTCAATAATATAAATTTCTTGTGTTTCAATAGCTAGCCTTTAATTGAGTTTGTATGTATACGTCCGATAATAGCTCTTATTACTGAAGGTTCAGTAATTATGAGTAGTGATGGACTTAGGAAATAAAGTTCGTTAGACTGAAGTTTTCTTATTCTATACAACTAAGACTCTCTCTCTTTCTGTAAATGACTAACTTCATTTTGTGACATATGATCTCTAATTAATTCAATTCTCACCTAAGGTCCGGTTATGAGTCTTGTTTCAACATTTCGCAACCACTGACAGAATCTTAACAAGTGTATATAAAAATgatgtaattattttttaaaactaactCTAAACATAGATTCATTTGCATAAATGTTTCCAAGTTGGGTGAACCCCTATATTTTATCAGTTAAACTGTATAAGAACAAACTTTTTTGTTGTTgtagaaaaaaattaacaactaaCAACTCTTACATCATTATCTGAAAAATTTTAAGAGTAGCTTTATTTTTTAGCAATCCAATAGACCACGCAATTACGTACATAGAACTATAGAAGAGAGGGCTTCATATCTTCTTATTGGAATATATTCTATAAAGCTATCCACTTTTAATTTGGACGGAAGAGAGAAATTAAAATATCCACTTTAGttacaagaaaacaaaaataccCACATTCCATAACATACTATCCACTTTTATAATAGTAGCATTTCAAATCTGCACGTATTTATACAGCCGAAATAAACACGTTATGGAAATTATCTTTGTATGATTGGATAATGCGTTTTGTCATTTGAATTCCACAATCTTTCTGGCTACCATGGATGATGGATGATTATTGATTGGTATTCAGTTATTCCGCAATTATATCATGCGACGACTAAATTTCATCAATATCTATACCCACTTTTGTACGAATTCACATGCAGTTTAGATGGCAGCGTCTGAGGGCATTTTTGCCCATtcagcatatatatatatatatagatgtggGTGGTTTATTTATAGTTTTGAGTCTACAGTCTCTaatcatttatatcaaattcaaattcaaattcatttttgaGTATATCTCGTATCAATctaactatttacactaaattcaaatacatttacattaaataataattttactacaatcatttacactaaactcaaacttaaaggAGTATtctctaaaaatattttagatttattttaGCATAAacctaaatatatatatatatatatatatattactcaaaaaaaaaattgaaatttgtttTGAAGTAGCATTGAAACTAATTGGCTACtccatttttgttttattataagGGTGtaaagaagaaataaaatgggGTAGTTTACAAGAAACTAGTACTCCTAGTCCTACATTAGTTGGACTTATAATGACAGTTTGACACTTACTGTGAAGAAGACAAGTTTCCTCTTTTTTCGTCAATGAAAATTACTGTACAAAGAGTTTATTATGGTCATGCTATTACTCTCTCACGAAACGTCActttcttcttctccatttcaaCATCCATATTCCTTGCATTTTCTACTTAATAAAAGGACCATGcatctttttttaaaaacacaCACAATCATATCATATATTCAACTTgctggattttatttattggtaATTGACAAAAAAGATCACTATATACATTAGTATGTTGTAAATTCGGCAGTTGATTTAAAGTCCACTGGATTCCGGCTTCTACGCGAAAAttacgttagtttttttttcctaaaacttcgttttaaaaatacaaaacataaaaatcacaaagttAGTTGAagaattttttaattgatttcgATCTTTTATTTACTGGGTTATGAATAGTTAAATTGGACTGGATCTTTTTAGTAATATTTGTATTGGGCGTACATTTAATGGGCTTGGTCGTGATACGGTGATAGTCTGGGCTGAAGGTGATCGATTATGAGTAAATTGTTTTTGAACTTTAGAATAATAATGGGAGATTGTATTTTAAACTCTGTTTTTTCACAAAAACCAAAACCCATCaaccaaaagaagaagaataGATTAAGGTCCCTAGTAGAAAATTTGTTCAAGACCCTTCATTTGAGCTTCTAAGTTTAAAAAAACTACATCACCACATTTAGACAATGATACATGAACATAAATCCTTGAAGCAAAAATAACCATATGActaaactaaaagaaaaaaaatgagtcTAACAATATCTTACTACTATCTATGTTGGTTTCACTATAACTTAACGAGGATCGATTTGAGACACTGTCAAGTGATTGACAGAGGCGATTTCTAATGCTGCACTTGTTGTCCCGACCGTGAAAGCAGGATGGTCCGGTGATGCAATCGCTGCCTTGTCGTTATTCAACATAGACACCACATCCGACATCAGAGGCCGATCATCTGGATTTCCTTGGACGCACAATAGAGCGATGTTGATGCATTTCAATGCAACAGAGTATGAAGATCTAGGCACTTCCAAAATCGGATCAACCAGCTCAAGCCCTCTTTCTTGTTTCCACATGTTCCAACCCTATATAGCCACCAAATCAATCTCTACATTGCATTGCATAACATTATTCTGCAATTATCAAGACTTACATATTCAAGCAGGGTAAGACGGTTAGAATCATATAACTCAGAGATGGTTTTTCCAGTTATGATCTCAAGCATCACCACTCCAAAAGAGTATACATCAGACTTTAAAGAGAAAACTCCTTTCATTGCATATTCCGGCGACATATAGCCACTGCATTCCCAATCCAATCCACAAGTCATGCAACACAAACATCATCATCAACTCGACAAACATGTATACTTACTAAGTCCCAACAATCCTCTTAGTATTTGATCGTGACTCGTTGCCTCCGAATATCCTAGCCATCCCGAAATCTGAGATTTTAGGGTTCATCTCCGCATCTAGCAGAACATTACTAGCTTTTAAATCTCTATGGATCATTCTCAGCCGCGAATAATGGTGGCGATACAGAAGCCCTTGAGCAATGCCTTCGATGATCTCCACTCGCTTCTTCCAGTCCAGTAGCCCTTTCTTCTCCGGCTCTGCACTCAGATTTGTACAAACTTTCCCATCAGATATGATTGAACATTTCTTGCAAAAAAGATGATGTAAAATGACAAACCAAAAATGAAGACATCCAAGCTCTTGTTGGGCATATATTCATAGACTAATATATTCTCATCCTTTTCTGTACAACATCCTAAGATGCCAACAAGATTTTTGTGCTGCAGTTTTGCAATCAGTTGTGTCTCATTTCTGAATTCCTCTAGTCCTTGATCAGAACTTTGCGAGAGCCGTTTAACTGCTACAAACTGCCCATTGAGGAGCTCTccctaaaacaaaaacaaaatgagTTGGAAAATAAACAACAAGAAAGAAGCCTTTGACCATAAGCATTACCTTGTAAACAGGCCCAAAGCCACCCTCTCCTAGCTTGTTTGCATCAGAAAAGTTGTTAGTTGCCGCGGCAATGCTAGAGAAACTGAAGACCGGCAGCTCATACTCTCTGTTTCTCTCTACTGCACGACTACTTTGATTTAAATCGAGTAGCAGCAGATCTTGATGCACCACCCTGAACACTGTAGAAGATGCACTAATCAGGTAAAGGGAAGTTTATTGTTTAGGATTAGCCTAGACTgataaaaacaaacaataaagAGGACGATCcttgtgatcaagatataactactCAATCATTTATATTGCTGAAAATGTAGTTCAAAATCAAGAAGATAAGAGAGTAGTTTGTACCTTTGCTTTTGAGGATTGGCCACAGACAGAAAGAGAGAACAACCAGTGCAGCAGCAGATATGGAGACAGCTACAGCCACAACAACCTTCCTCTTTCCTAACAAATGCAAGCACACATGTGAAATGCATACCAATGAATACAAAAAAGAGGAGATGATACAAGCACAGCACCTTTCCTCGACGGCCGATCGGCCCGTTCCATCCGGACAAACAGATCGCCTCCCGACGACGACTGGTTCCCGAGCCTCTGAAGATCCATCAAGTCATCCTTGAACAACACACATCCATCTCCACTCCTATTAGCAAAAGCAGAGCAAGAGCAATCATCCAAGCACAAAGCTTCACACTCACCACCGCCACTCACATTCGATCCCCCACTCCACACCGCAGAGATCACCCTCGAAAACACCGTCTTCTCCTTCTCACACTGCAgcgctctctctctcacacacccttgtgaaaaatcaaacaaacccCAATCCCCTTCAACCCTCGGCGCGAACCCCTCCAAACACCTACACGCAGGCACGTAATTCACATCACAAACCGCATTCGCCCCACATTTCGCTTCGACTTCACAGAAATCGGGATCAAACGGCTGCTCCGCCGCCGTGAACCAATCCCCCTTCGCCTCCGACCACACGTAGTGATCCAATTCGCCGCTCGCAAGCAGAACAATTCTAACAAAAACCGATTCGTTGTAAGCATTATAGGTGAAGAAATCAACTCCGTTTCTCGAGACGTGGCTGAAATTGTACAAAGCGTTGCTATTGGGAAACGAAGGGAAACCGCCGTTGCTCCAAAACCCGCTTTTCCAAACCGTTTGTGAGGCGTTTCTCTTTATCACAAGCTCGTTACTTTCCATTTGCAAAGAGTAGCTGCCCGCGCCCGCGGCCGGGTCTTCTAGTGTGGTCCAAGAAGTGAGCTTGATTTGTGAGCTGATGGGTGCGCCGGGCAGCCACGTGCCCGAGGGGTTCTCGAAGCTCTGCCAGACGACAGCGGAGTTGTTTTGCAAGACGAAGTTTCCGGTGTCGAGGATAATTGCTTGGGTGGCTTTTGCCGGTGATTGCAAGGTCCAGATTGGAAGGGAGTTGACGGTGAGGGTGAGGGTGCCGTTAGTAGTTAATTGGAGGAGAGAGGTGTTGTAGAGAGAGGGGGAGATTGGATTGTTTCTGTTTGCGACCCAGACTGATCGAAGGGGTTTGTTTCTGTACCAGATTCCGACGTAGTAGTTGGTGGCGCCGGCTGGGAGGAAGAAGCCCAGTTGGAATATGTCTTGTTTGGAGACGATGGTTTGGTTTGGGGAGAGAGGTTGGTCGATTGTAATGGTGTCTGAGCCATTGCAGGGGAAGAAGAGGAGAAGGAAGAAGGGTGAAGAGAGCATGAATTTGGTTCGAGTTGCCATTTTTGCAATCTTAACTAACTAAAGGCATCATCCAGTTTTTAAGGATTTTATATGGTGGGGACATGAATTTGGTGGAAGGTTTTTTTATGGTGACTTGGTGAGCTGTGAATTTAGCTCCAATTATTTGGCGACAGTTATTGAGGGTTAACAGTGCCGGGTGAATTCAAGAACATATTCTATTGCGAAATATGGATTGTTAACTGAAAGATATTGTTAAGGTTGACACTTTCTTCACCGTGGTTTGAATCACTTTGTGATGTCTTTGTCAATTTGCAGGAGTATTATATTAATGCAAATCCGAACCAACAAGAAATCTTTAGAAACAAtaattttaccaaaaaaatgGAACATTTTTTGAAACATGACTCTTTGAGACGAGCTAGGGAGCCACCCCCAGACGCATGCTGGCGTGGGTGTTGTAACATGACcctttgaattttatttttaaattcagaTTTTTTTTCTCACATTTTCCCGaatattactatttttattttttcatttttttatcccCCAACTCTATAATAATCTATAAATTACCCCCTTCATCACATTAAAAAACTATCTACATCTTCATatctctcatttttttcttaAGAGCATCGTTAACGCGGATGACCGGACCGCAAATCACGAGGCCCGGCCCGTCACAAGCGTTGGATGGAggagagtcacggcccaggccggtcccggggccgcatCCCGCGAGTCCTGGCCCAGCGTTACATGCTCTTCGGGCCGGGCGCAAGTCCcctgaaattttttttttcgattttgtgtctataaatacgagacTTTTTTGCATCATTCTTACGTGCATTATCCATTTCAATCCTCTATTATACCCTTTGTTTCGGCgtcaatggattggttcaacagcgatGAACGTCAGATGGATGAATTCGTcaactcgaacaattggtacataccggCATCGCCACCATCGCAGCCGACACCTAGTCCGGGAGTCAGTAGCAACATCGACGTAACATCGCCGGTCAACACCGAAGAGTTCGAGatcagtgagatggagcccgctcaagggcggggcaagggcaaggtcggcgaggaggatgggccgaagaagtacagtccgcaagagacaatgtggcttgcgagAAACTACGTCGACGTCgtcgaggatcctatcatcaaCAACCAGCAGTCCGGCAAGGTTttctgggagcggattgctGAGAAGTATAACGCTAGGCGTCCTAAAGGGTCGATCGCGCATAGCTACGTGAAGTTGCGCAAGCATTGGGATCGGGTCCAagcggatatgagcaagtggaatgGAAAGTGGGACAACGTAGtcggatgtggccgagcgggcacagcgaggctgacctcgtcgagaaggcgaaggagacgttcttcgctgacgggaagaaggccttcaagtacttcgacgtttggaagctcgtcgagaaaagcccgaagtacaccagcTGTGCCGAGCCGACAActggggcggcgaagagaaccaaagtttccgcctccggtaactactcttcgagcgaaggaggtccggcaatcgacctcaacgtgaaggacgacgacgtcttcggctcctctcctagcattcagagccgcccgatgggaacaaaggcggcaaagaggaaagcaaaggggaaggcaactgcgagcaactccgctatggtgccaccgccgatcaatccgtctctggataagatgtccgacTCTTTGCAAGAGATGAgtattacatggcggatgagccagctgatggagttgacatcgagggatacctcgacgATGTCAGAGTTCGatctcgagttgcaccgtgagatgattGCCTACCTTCGCGTcaaaatgaagaagtagtagttgtggcccgggtttctagtatttttaatttgctTTGTCTAGgaaatgtaatgttaatttctaatgaacaatgcattttcccggtttcaattgttcaatgaattgcatttacgagttaaataggttgaagttgtgaatagtgtcatttattagttgcggtctgggttgtggcctgcagggagcagttggggcctgggccgcaactgtagaggaatgatgacgtggaggggccTTTAGGCCTGAAACCGGACCG is part of the Salvia splendens isolate huo1 chromosome 6, SspV2, whole genome shotgun sequence genome and encodes:
- the LOC121806427 gene encoding receptor-like serine/threonine-protein kinase SD1-7 codes for the protein MATRTKFMLSSPFFLLLFFPCNGSDTITIDQPLSPNQTIVSKQDIFQLGFFLPAGATNYYVGIWYRNKPLRSVWVANRNNPISPSLYNTSLLQLTTNGTLTLTVNSLPIWTLQSPAKATQAIILDTGNFVLQNNSAVVWQSFENPSGTWLPGAPISSQIKLTSWTTLEDPAAGAGSYSLQMESNELVIKRNASQTVWKSGFWSNGGFPSFPNSNALYNFSHVSRNGVDFFTYNAYNESVFVRIVLLASGELDHYVWSEAKGDWFTAAEQPFDPDFCEVEAKCGANAVCDVNYVPACRCLEGFAPRVEGDWGLFDFSQGCVRERALQCEKEKTVFSRVISAVWSGGSNVSGGGECEALCLDDCSCSAFANRSGDGCVLFKDDLMDLQRLGNQSSSGGDLFVRMERADRPSRKGKRKVVVAVAVSISAAALVVLSFCLWPILKSKVFRVVHQDLLLLDLNQSSRAVERNREYELPVFSFSSIAAATNNFSDANKLGEGGFGPVYKGELLNGQFVAVKRLSQSSDQGLEEFRNETQLIAKLQHKNLVGILGCCTEKDENILVYEYMPNKSLDVFIFEPEKKGLLDWKKRVEIIEGIAQGLLYRHHYSRLRMIHRDLKASNVLLDAEMNPKISDFGMARIFGGNESRSNTKRIVGTYGYMSPEYAMKGVFSLKSDVYSFGVVMLEIITGKTISELYDSNRLTLLEYGWNMWKQERGLELVDPILEVPRSSYSVALKCINIALLCVQGNPDDRPLMSDVVSMLNNDKAAIASPDHPAFTVGTTSAALEIASVNHLTVSQIDPR